In a single window of the Aminomonas paucivorans DSM 12260 genome:
- a CDS encoding heavy-metal-associated domain-containing protein → MKRVFHVPDMSCQHCVNRISAALRGMGIEAFEVDLLTRRVTLETGDPRKVLEVLDETGYPSEEIPA, encoded by the coding sequence ATGAAGAGAGTGTTCCACGTGCCGGACATGTCCTGCCAGCACTGCGTGAACCGGATTTCCGCCGCCCTGCGGGGTATGGGGATCGAGGCCTTCGAGGTGGATCTGCTGACCCGTCGGGTGACCCTGGAGACCGGCGATCCCCGGAAGGTCCTGGAGGTGCTGGACGAGACGGGGTATCCCTCGGAAGAGATTCCCGCTTGA